CTGGAAGTTTCAAGATTCAAGTATCTTATATTTGGGCTTTTGATTTTTGTCTTTTCCGCTTCTACAGCTAGTTGGTATTATGCAACAACTGAAGAATTGTTAATCACTTACAGTATAAGAGCTATTCTGCAAATTGCCATGTCCTATGTGATTATAGAATTCTTAATTGTACATCTTCTAAATAAAGGTAAAGTCCTGATTTTTTGGATATCAATCATAATAACATTACTTACTTTTTACCTTATTTGCACCTTAACATATATACATTATTTTGAACCTACCTTCCCTGCAACGTATGTAAATTATATAAAACGTTTTACTGATACTTCACTTCTAGGGAGGTTTACCAACATAGGTGAATTTATATCAAAATCATTGTATTTACTATATCCAACATTTTTGATTCTGGTATTAAAACTTTATACAGAGAAGCAACGTTTACTAAAGTTAAATGAACAGAAAAAAACAACCGAACTTGCTGCTTTAAAAAATCAATTAAACCCTCATTTTTTGTTTAATACATTAAATAATTTACATGCATTAGCCTTAAAAAAGTCTGATGACACTACCAAAGTAATCCAAAAGCTTTCTAATATCCTCGATTATATCTTATATCGCTGTAATGAAAATTATGTATCATTAGATAAAGAGATTGATTTAATCGAGAACTATTTATCCTTAGAAAAAATCCGTTATGCCGATAGAGTAAAAATCTCTTTTAGTAAGCATGTAACAGGACAGGAAAAAATAGCTCCTTTATTATTGCTCACATTTATCGAAAATGCTTTTAAACATGGTGTTAAAGAAGAAATAAATCAAGCAAGTATCGAAATCAACATCTCTAAAAAGGGAGAGCAATTAGTTTTTAATGTAAAAAACAGTAAGCCGATGGGAGTTGATATTTCTATGAATAAAGATTCTATAGGTCTTAAAAACATAAAAAAACAATTAGAATTACTGTATCCCAAAGCATATGATTTGATTATTGAAAACAAATCAAATTCATTTTCTGCTAATCTTAAATTAGATATTATATGAGCTATACATGCTTAGTTATAGACGATGAACCTTTAGCCAGAGAATTAATCGAAACGTATTTAAATAAGCTTCCGGATTTTGAATTAATTGCTTCGTGCTCAAGCGCTATAGAGGCCAGTTCGATATTAAATACAACAAAAATAGATTTACTTTTCTTAGATATTGAAATGCCTGTATTAAAAGGGACCGATTTTTTTAAAAACCTTGTATACAAACCCCAGGTAATTTTTACTACAGCTTATCGCGATTATGCAGTAGATGGATTTGAATTAAATGCTGTAGACTATTTATTGAAACCTATATTTTTTGAACGCTTTTTCTTAGCTATTCAGAAGTTTTTAAAACAGGAAAGAAAATCGATTTTGTCTGATTCTTCAGAAGATACTACCAATAAGAAAACGGACTTTGTTTTTGTAAACAAAGCCAAAAAACAAATAAAAGTACTTTTTGATGATGTTCTGTATATTGAAAGCTTAAAGGATTATATTAAAATTCATTTAGAGAATGAAGCACTAACGATTAAAGAAAGTATCTCTAGTTTCGAAAAACGTATTGATAAACGTTTTATTCGTTTACATCGTTCTTATATTGTAAATAGCGAAAAAATTACAGCATATACAAAAAATGATGTAGAAATAGGAAGAATTGAAATTCCTATTGGAAACAGTTATAAAGATAATATGCTAGCTTTTTTTAAATGACTTGTATAAAATTTTCCTACAAAAAACAGGTATACAAATATCAAAACAACTTTAAAAACCTATTCTAAATACTTATTTTTTTAATTCCTCTAGTGCGAAAAATGGATTTTCATTAAATTCTTTCCAATCCTTCTTTAGCTGTTTATATAGCTCGTCAATTTCGGTGAAATCAATTTTTAAATCATCTTCTGATTTTTTGAGTTCCAGAATATACTCCATAAGTTCATAGCAGAGCGTAAATTGGCCACAGGCGATTAATGTATCCATTCTATTTTTGGCAATATCCTTTTTATCCCACCATAATGTTGTTGGAGTTTCTGATGCGGTTAATCCTATACTCATTAACAATTTGCTAGGTGCAGGTTTTATCTCCTTATTATAATTTGGTTCATTACCAGAATAAGGTGTTTTTTGACCATTTAGCTTGTACACTGTGGTAGTTATACGTTTATTTTGAAGTGAATATTTAGAATAAAACAAATCATAATTAAGCCTGCGCATTTGTTTCAAGAAAACATCATTGATCATTTTTACTGCAGATGTTAATCGATTTGTAAGCATCTGTTGCACCAATCCAATATCTAGTTTTTTAAAACTCAGGATGTCATCTACAAGTGGTTCTGGCACATTTTTTTTAAAAAGAGATGCCATCTTACTTTTAAAAAATTTCAGTACAACCGAGGCAAATCCCCCCAATATAGTAAGCGTTAAACCAATACCAATTAATATACTGCCAATGATATAGATTGCAGGCCATGCACAATCATCACAACTATTGAAAATTTTCATCGAATTTATTGCTACCATAAGTACTCCTATTACAAGAAGTATCCAATACAATGGTTTAATCCTGAAATATGCTAAGGCTTTCGCTACAAATTGTTTTAAAGAAACTCCTTTTTTCTCAAAACTATTATCCTGATGCCAGGGCACCATTTTAAAACTTCCAACATCATTTACGATGATAAGACTAAGTGCATTTTTCATTCTCTCATTAATTCGAATCATACTACCTACCCCTTGATTATCAGCAATACCACCATCCATGATCCCTACTCCATCAATAAATCTATCGAGGCTTTTCAATGCTTTATAATCTGTAGTATTATGATCTTTAAAGTAATCATCCGGGAATTGTAACGGTTCAAACCCAAGAGGAAAACAGGAAGATGAAGCGATAATATCTCCCAACTGCACTTTAAATTTAAGCTTTTCTACAGATGTATTAGAAAGTGGGGAGTTACCAAAAACCCCTGTGTTTTGAAACCTATACGTAAGTCCAAACGAAAAATCTGTAGCATTGTAACATACTTGCTTTAAATGTTTTGATGCCGGATTCTCAAACATAGAAAAATCACCCTTAAAAACTTCCATTTCGGCATATGTCAATGCAAATGCATTAATCAAGGAACGTGTCTTGTATGCATTGTTTTTCCATACGGTATCATCTTCCAGCTTCTTAATTGCCCGATCTAATAATCTATCATTTTTGGGTTCAAAGGTTTGGTAAAATTCTTTAAAAAATTCTGTAAAACTGTGTTTCGTATCCTGTGCAGATTTGGCATAAGCCACTGCCAAAAGAGTCCCGCCACTAACAGAACTTAGAGCTTCTACATACTCTAATAGAGGTTTTTCTTTAAATTTGACTTTATTTAAATATGAGAGTATTCCCAAAGAATAGAATGTTGCTCGATAACCACCACCGCTAAAACACAAGCCTATATTTTGAAAAGGAATAAAGGTACTTTCGGTACTACTATTGTCTTCACTCATAATTCCAGAATTTTATAGCATAATTTTAATAAAATTTAATGTGGGGAATTAAAAAATGACGATTATGATGTTTAAACTTAAGATGAACTTATATAGCTAACAATAGGTAAAAATACCTGTTTTTAAGCAAACATACTATAAGTAGTTTTTTTTATTGAATACAATCCTGTATTGCTTCATCCAAAATCGCTATTCCTAAATCTATTTCTTTTTTACTTATTGTTAATGGAGGAGCAATTCTAAAAACACTTCCGTAGCCTTTCATTCGAACTATATTCATATTTAACCCTAATTCCAGGCATCTACTGCATATTTTTTGACCCAGATCATCATCTGGCACCTTTGTTTCCCGATCCTTTACAATTTCAACACCTAATAAAAGTCCACTACCTCTTACATCCCCTATACATTCATATTTCTCATGTAGCTGTAGCAATTGCTGTTTTAAGTACTTCCCTTTTTCTAAAGCATTTTTGGCTAATTGTTGTTCATCGAGTATTTCGAAAGCAGCCGAGCCAAAAGATGCACAAAATGGATCGGATACGTGAGAAGTCACATAAACAAACCCTTTTTTATAACATTCTTCCTCTATTTCTGCTGTGGTAACCATTGCTGCCAAAGGAAGTCCTCCTCCTAGTGTTTTTGATAAGGTTAAGAAATCGGGAACAACATCATATTGTTCAAAAGCAAAAGTTGTCCCCAGACGTCCTAATGCCGTTTGAGCTTCATCAAATATTAGTAATAATCCGCGTTCATCGCATAGTTCTTTTAACCTTTTAACATAGTCGGGTTTTAATTCTATCATCCCAGCAGCACTCAATAAAGGTTCGGCTATTAATGCAGCGTATTCACCAACCGATTGCTGATCGGCCATTTTCATACCTACCTCCAGGCAAGTATGATCACAACTCCCTTTACAATGTGCAATTGGGCAACGATATTCATAAGGTGCCGGTATCATCAAACTACCCGACATCGCAGGTCCATATCCTTTTCTTGTTTTTGAATAGGTATACGATTGTGCTCCGGCCGTCATACCATGCCAGGACCCTGAAAACCCTATGATTTCAAAACTGCCAGTAACTAATTTTGCCATTCGTATTGCCACTTCATTCGACTCGGATCCTGTATTTAGAAATATACATTTGGATAGGCTATCGGGGAGTTTACTTGTTAATTTTTTGGCAAGATCAATAACCGGAGGAGACAAAATAGAACTTAGTAAATGAATCGCTGTATCACCTGACTTTTCTAATATTTCAACAAACTTTGGATGATTATGTCCAAATACAGAACACATTTGACCAGAAGTAAAATCCAGAATGGCATCTCCTTTTTTATTATAGATATAGCTTCCAAAAGCTTTTTCGGCAATAAAAGGTGAAAACTCACCACAATACCGTATTAGTGTTTCCTGGGCTTCTTCTACTTCTTTTGGGTTTAAATCTTGCATAACGTTTTACTTTTGATAGCAAGTTCGATCAATTTTAAACCCTAAAATTGTAAAATTCAATCATTTTTAACCAGGTCGGCATATTTTTTTGGGATCATCCCAACATTCATTTTAAAGTATTTATTAAAATGACTTTGGTCAAAAAAGCCCGTATCATAAGCAATATCAGTAAAACTATCTCTCGTCTTTATGTATTCTTTAGCTTTTTCTATTCGTAGGTTTTGTAGATAGCGAATAGGCGAAATCCCAATATTGGTTTTAAAAAGACGTTGAAAATGACTATCACTTAAACAGGTTAGATCCAATAATTCTTCTACCAATATGGTACGATTATAATTATGCTCAAAATGTACCAGTGCCTTTTTTAAAATAAGTTTTGACTTTGTTGAATTAGCACTAGTACTAATCAAAAAATGCTTAAATACATCCGGCACTCTGGTTTCTTCACTATTTGTAGCACCCAAATTCTTCTTATTGGTATCCCTGATCGATTCGAACCAGGCATCAAAATGATGTTTATACGAATAGCAATTCTGTATTATCGTTAGGCCTAATCTGTTACTGGAAATAGTATTGAAAGAGTATAATTTTGGAACCCGTATCACCTTATAATGAAAAAAGTTCTCTATTAATGTCTGGTGTGCCACATAGGGAGGGATTACGACCAAATCACCTGCTTTTAAGGTAAATATAGCATCTTTACATATAAGATTCGAACTTCCATTTATGATATAAGAAAATGTATAGCGATCCGGATGCAAATGCATCGGAAAAAAATGTCTTTTATCATAACATATGGTCGCACATTCCATGTTATAGGTAATTTATAATACGAAGGTAAGTAAAAAATATACGTACTCTTAACATAAAATTAGTCATTATAACGACAATACCAGTGTTTCTTAAATTGAATTTTTGAGCATTTCTATTTTAGAAATTGAAGAATTCTTAAGTATTGATAATGAAGATCGCGGACCTCAAACACGCGCTATTTTTATCAATTTTAGGTAGAAAACCCGCTATAAATTGGGGGTTTTAACTCTTTTTAATTGATTATGAATTCTATAACTTTAGTAAAGCTAAATATGGACTAACGGTATTCTAAATCTGTTATTATGAATCCAGCTTCTATCGATGAAGTAATCGAAAAATTAGAATCTATTCTACAGTGGTCAAAAGAACACTCTAGTCGAGTGGGCTATTTCGCTAGTTTATATTTGCGAGTAACCCAAACCATTAAAAACAAATTAGGTACCGGGTATTTTGATGATGATAAACGACTTGAAGAGTTAGATATTCATTTTGCAGCGCGCTATTTTAAAGTAGTTGAACAATTTCAAAATAATGATCCTACCATGCCCAAAGCATGGGCAGTTGCTTTTAATGCAATATCTGATCATGAGCTCATTATTGTTCAACACTTATTATTAGGCATGAATCCACATATCAATATTGATTTGGGAGCTGCTGCTGCAGAAATTGCTCCTGGAGCAGCTATTCATGATCTGCATGATGATTTTCAAAAGGTAAATACTATTCTTGCATCTATTATCCCAACTGTTCTGAAGGAGTTAAGTGAACTTTCTCCATTATTATACTTATTAGAGGATATTGCAAAAAAAGAAGAAGAGGCGATTATTAATTTTAGTATGAAAATCGCACGAGATTTTGCCTGGAAACTCGCTACCGAACTAGCGCCTCTTACCATACAAGATCAACAAGTCGTTATTGAACAAAAAAATGTAGATATAGCCAAGGTAGGTGAAAAAATTATTGACCCTGGTTTTTTGGCATCCTCTGTTTTGAAGGTTATTAATTCTGTAGAAGTAAAAGATGTCGATCAGATTATTGACACCCTAAATGCTGGAAACGAATTACTTGAATTAATAGAACAAGAACAAGGTATCATACTAAGTCCAGAAGCGCTTAAGAATGCTCCTAACCAAATATATTACTTTCGAATAGCAAAAGGAGAATGGACCGGTAATTTTAATTTTAAAATAAAAAGCTGGTCTAAAATGCTAAGAGCTTCGATTAGTATTAAAAATAAGATATTGCTTACTATGATGGGGTTATTTCAAAAAATAGTTGGAGATGCGGCTATCAAATCAATTATTACTCCTTTACCAGATGAAGGAAAAGCAGGTGTTGCCAAAAATGATTTCCGAATTCATAAAGGTTGGTTTACCCTTTTTATTTCTAAAGAAGATTACCTTTTATCTCCTAATGGCAAAGGAGTAATTGTAGATGCCCATGTTCGTTTTGGACCTTTTTCTTTTTTGTTTAGAGAACATGATGTGTATCCTGCTGTGATTTATGATAATGGGCTCAAAGCATTGTATCATATTGATTTGTTAGGCACCCAATTTGTTGGTGATTATACTGTTCGATCAGATCAAAAGCAGGTGCATTCGGTTTTAGAGAATGATTGGGCAAAAGCAGTAGAAATCTTGAATAAGCAATGATAGTTTATACTATTACATAGTAACAATAGTATACATAATAAAAAAAGCCCATCAATAATGATGGGCTTTCATTAAACTTGAAAGTATTAGATAACTTTTACGTTTACCGCGTTTAATCCTTTGTTACCTTCTTGTAGATCAAATTCAACTGCGTCGCCTTCACGAATTTCGTCTACTAATCCAGAAATGTGTACAAAATGATCTTTGTTAGCACCTTCTTCAGTGATAAATCCAAAACCTTTAGCGTCATTGAAGAATTTTACTGTTCCTTTATTCATTGTAATGTAATTAAATTTATTATATAATTTGTTTTGCAAAGATGGTGTCAATTATTTGATAAATAACAAATTAATTCATTAATTTTCAATTATATATCAAATTGACAGTAAAACCCTACTAAACAGAAACTGTCATTATCAAAACACAAAAGTCATTTAATAGAGTTCCATATATCCAAATATATTTTCCAGTTAGCTCCTACTTTTTTCCAGACGATTACATATTTACCTTTCCAGGTAATTTCTTCTCCATCAGCTTTTTTTGTAGTGCCTTGATAGGTACCATAATCATATGCTTCATTACCAATGATTTTAATTTCAATTGGATCTATTCTATGATTAATGATCTTTATTCCTTCAGGAAGCCTCCAATAGCCTAATATACCTTCAGTTCCTTCAATAATTTTTAGATTATTAGGGAATATTTTAGCATCCTTGGTATACGATTCACCGATCATTTTATAATCTGAAGTATTTACATATTTAGAAAAGTTTTTGCCGTTTTCTAATATTTGTTTGATCTCTGCTTTTTCTCCGATATAGTTTTGCCCAATTGCTTGATTGCAAATAAATATCAGAAGTAAAATTGATAAAAATGATTTCATTTTCTATTTCTTTTGTTGTCTATAGAATATCTTACTAACTACTTTCCATTCTCCATCTACTTTTAACAAATTCATATAATCAATAAATGTAAATGTCTCATATTCTATTTCAAGTTTTGCTTGTGCTGCATTTCCTGTTATATCTATAGTAGTAATCTTTGTTTTCCTGTTTTGTTTCGGTCCGGGCTTCATTACTTTTTTAAAGAATTCTAAAGCATTTACCTCTTTGTAACCGTCTTTTGAAATAAATTTCATCGTAGCATTGGTGTGAAATGCTTTTTTTAAGGTTTCAAAATCATTGTTTGTACCACCATCCAGGTAATACGTTACGGTCTTTTCTACAAGTGTTTTATCAGATTCTTGAGCAAAAGTTAATGAAGAAGTACTAATGCATACGAGTAGGATATAAAGTATTGTTCTCATCTGTTTATTTATTTTAAGTTATTTATGATTTGTTTTCTGAAGCATTGCTACAACTTGTTTTGCCACGGATACAGAAGCTGTAGGATCCTGTCCGGTAATTAATCTACCATCTACAATATAATGATTATCCCATCCTTTTTTAGAATAGGTAAAATTTCCACCATTTTTAGTAATGGCCTCTTCAATAGAAAAGGGAAAGGTTTTATAATACGCTTTATTTTTATTTTCAAAAGCATCAGCAAAACCATTTACCTCTTTTTCTTCATACAGATATTTTCCATTTGTAAGCTTTAAATTTACGATTCCTGCGGTTCCGTGACAAATGGTTGATACAATTCCTGTATTCTCATAAATTTCCCTTGAAATACCCTGTATAGCTTTATTCTCAGGAACTCCAAACATAGCAGCCCCACCACCACTATAATAGACTGCTTTATAGTTTTTTGCATCAATAGCTTCTGGTGAGTACGTATTTTTAAATAAATTCATAAAATCTTTGTCGTCTAAATATTTTTTTTGAATAGGATCTGAAGTATTTATATACCCTATCGGAATTTCGCCACCTTCTGGGCTTACAAAATCAACCTGATAACCCGATTTTATAAATACATCATAGGCCAAAACGATTTCTGCAAAATGATTTGCAGTTTTCAGATCTGTATTACCGTAGGTGCGTTGATTAGAGGTAACAAACAAAATCTTATCTTTTGAAGAAGCCGAACACCCCAAAAAAAGAAAAATCATCAAAAATGGTAGTATACAATTTCTCATACTGAATTAATTTTCAGCAAATTTGAAAAATCATTACCTGTATAGGTTTATGTATTATAAATCAGAAGTACTGATTTATAAATTAGAACTA
This region of Aquimarina spinulae genomic DNA includes:
- a CDS encoding sensor histidine kinase; this encodes MLHKIQSFLEVSRFKYLIFGLLIFVFSASTASWYYATTEELLITYSIRAILQIAMSYVIIEFLIVHLLNKGKVLIFWISIIITLLTFYLICTLTYIHYFEPTFPATYVNYIKRFTDTSLLGRFTNIGEFISKSLYLLYPTFLILVLKLYTEKQRLLKLNEQKKTTELAALKNQLNPHFLFNTLNNLHALALKKSDDTTKVIQKLSNILDYILYRCNENYVSLDKEIDLIENYLSLEKIRYADRVKISFSKHVTGQEKIAPLLLLTFIENAFKHGVKEEINQASIEINISKKGEQLVFNVKNSKPMGVDISMNKDSIGLKNIKKQLELLYPKAYDLIIENKSNSFSANLKLDII
- a CDS encoding LytR/AlgR family response regulator transcription factor; translated protein: MSYTCLVIDDEPLARELIETYLNKLPDFELIASCSSAIEASSILNTTKIDLLFLDIEMPVLKGTDFFKNLVYKPQVIFTTAYRDYAVDGFELNAVDYLLKPIFFERFFLAIQKFLKQERKSILSDSSEDTTNKKTDFVFVNKAKKQIKVLFDDVLYIESLKDYIKIHLENEALTIKESISSFEKRIDKRFIRLHRSYIVNSEKITAYTKNDVEIGRIEIPIGNSYKDNMLAFFK
- a CDS encoding patatin-like phospholipase family protein, whose product is MSEDNSSTESTFIPFQNIGLCFSGGGYRATFYSLGILSYLNKVKFKEKPLLEYVEALSSVSGGTLLAVAYAKSAQDTKHSFTEFFKEFYQTFEPKNDRLLDRAIKKLEDDTVWKNNAYKTRSLINAFALTYAEMEVFKGDFSMFENPASKHLKQVCYNATDFSFGLTYRFQNTGVFGNSPLSNTSVEKLKFKVQLGDIIASSSCFPLGFEPLQFPDDYFKDHNTTDYKALKSLDRFIDGVGIMDGGIADNQGVGSMIRINERMKNALSLIIVNDVGSFKMVPWHQDNSFEKKGVSLKQFVAKALAYFRIKPLYWILLVIGVLMVAINSMKIFNSCDDCAWPAIYIIGSILIGIGLTLTILGGFASVVLKFFKSKMASLFKKNVPEPLVDDILSFKKLDIGLVQQMLTNRLTSAVKMINDVFLKQMRRLNYDLFYSKYSLQNKRITTTVYKLNGQKTPYSGNEPNYNKEIKPAPSKLLMSIGLTASETPTTLWWDKKDIAKNRMDTLIACGQFTLCYELMEYILELKKSEDDLKIDFTEIDELYKQLKKDWKEFNENPFFALEELKK
- a CDS encoding aspartate aminotransferase family protein is translated as MQDLNPKEVEEAQETLIRYCGEFSPFIAEKAFGSYIYNKKGDAILDFTSGQMCSVFGHNHPKFVEILEKSGDTAIHLLSSILSPPVIDLAKKLTSKLPDSLSKCIFLNTGSESNEVAIRMAKLVTGSFEIIGFSGSWHGMTAGAQSYTYSKTRKGYGPAMSGSLMIPAPYEYRCPIAHCKGSCDHTCLEVGMKMADQQSVGEYAALIAEPLLSAAGMIELKPDYVKRLKELCDERGLLLIFDEAQTALGRLGTTFAFEQYDVVPDFLTLSKTLGGGLPLAAMVTTAEIEEECYKKGFVYVTSHVSDPFCASFGSAAFEILDEQQLAKNALEKGKYLKQQLLQLHEKYECIGDVRGSGLLLGVEIVKDRETKVPDDDLGQKICSRCLELGLNMNIVRMKGYGSVFRIAPPLTISKKEIDLGIAILDEAIQDCIQ
- a CDS encoding AraC family transcriptional regulator, which translates into the protein MECATICYDKRHFFPMHLHPDRYTFSYIINGSSNLICKDAIFTLKAGDLVVIPPYVAHQTLIENFFHYKVIRVPKLYSFNTISSNRLGLTIIQNCYSYKHHFDAWFESIRDTNKKNLGATNSEETRVPDVFKHFLISTSANSTKSKLILKKALVHFEHNYNRTILVEELLDLTCLSDSHFQRLFKTNIGISPIRYLQNLRIEKAKEYIKTRDSFTDIAYDTGFFDQSHFNKYFKMNVGMIPKKYADLVKND
- a CDS encoding DUF5995 family protein; amino-acid sequence: MNPASIDEVIEKLESILQWSKEHSSRVGYFASLYLRVTQTIKNKLGTGYFDDDKRLEELDIHFAARYFKVVEQFQNNDPTMPKAWAVAFNAISDHELIIVQHLLLGMNPHINIDLGAAAAEIAPGAAIHDLHDDFQKVNTILASIIPTVLKELSELSPLLYLLEDIAKKEEEAIINFSMKIARDFAWKLATELAPLTIQDQQVVIEQKNVDIAKVGEKIIDPGFLASSVLKVINSVEVKDVDQIIDTLNAGNELLELIEQEQGIILSPEALKNAPNQIYYFRIAKGEWTGNFNFKIKSWSKMLRASISIKNKILLTMMGLFQKIVGDAAIKSIITPLPDEGKAGVAKNDFRIHKGWFTLFISKEDYLLSPNGKGVIVDAHVRFGPFSFLFREHDVYPAVIYDNGLKALYHIDLLGTQFVGDYTVRSDQKQVHSVLENDWAKAVEILNKQ
- a CDS encoding cold-shock protein — its product is MNKGTVKFFNDAKGFGFITEEGANKDHFVHISGLVDEIREGDAVEFDLQEGNKGLNAVNVKVI
- a CDS encoding YybH family protein yields the protein MKSFLSILLLIFICNQAIGQNYIGEKAEIKQILENGKNFSKYVNTSDYKMIGESYTKDAKIFPNNLKIIEGTEGILGYWRLPEGIKIINHRIDPIEIKIIGNEAYDYGTYQGTTKKADGEEITWKGKYVIVWKKVGANWKIYLDIWNSIK
- a CDS encoding nuclear transport factor 2 family protein encodes the protein MRTILYILLVCISTSSLTFAQESDKTLVEKTVTYYLDGGTNNDFETLKKAFHTNATMKFISKDGYKEVNALEFFKKVMKPGPKQNRKTKITTIDITGNAAQAKLEIEYETFTFIDYMNLLKVDGEWKVVSKIFYRQQKK
- a CDS encoding type 1 glutamine amidotransferase domain-containing protein, which codes for MRNCILPFLMIFLFLGCSASSKDKILFVTSNQRTYGNTDLKTANHFAEIVLAYDVFIKSGYQVDFVSPEGGEIPIGYINTSDPIQKKYLDDKDFMNLFKNTYSPEAIDAKNYKAVYYSGGGAAMFGVPENKAIQGISREIYENTGIVSTICHGTAGIVNLKLTNGKYLYEEKEVNGFADAFENKNKAYYKTFPFSIEEAITKNGGNFTYSKKGWDNHYIVDGRLITGQDPTASVSVAKQVVAMLQKTNHK